In Flagellatimonas centrodinii, a single window of DNA contains:
- the guaB gene encoding IMP dehydrogenase, producing the protein MTSRIAREALTFDDVLLQPAYSEVLPRQVDTSTQLTRHIRLNVPLLSAAMDTVTESGLAIAMAQEGGMGIVHKNLPPEAQAQEVRSVKKHESGVIVDPITVDPTMTIGEVLQLTRANKISGVPVVDGDDLVGIVTARDLRFETRFSEPVSRIMTPKARLITVQEGASREEVLQKLHEHRIEKVLVINGNYKLRGMITVKDIQKSTDHPLACKDERGRLRVGAAVGTGADTDERIARLVEAGVDVVVVDTAHGHSKGVIERVRAIKLEHPELQVIGGNIATGDAALALADAGADAVKVGIGPGSICTTRIVAGVGVPQISAVMAVAEALKARGIPLIADGGIRYSGDFAKAIAAGAYAVMVGSMLAGTEEAPGEVELYQGRSYKSYRGMGSLGAMAQGSKDRYFQDTTAEVEKLVPEGIEGRVPYKGSMAAIVHQMMGGLRACMGYTGCATVDLLRTQASFVKITGAGIRESHVHDVAITKEAPNYRID; encoded by the coding sequence ATGACTTCCCGGATTGCACGAGAAGCCCTGACGTTCGATGACGTCCTCCTCCAGCCGGCCTATTCCGAAGTACTGCCGCGCCAGGTGGATACCTCTACCCAGCTGACGCGGCATATCCGCCTGAATGTGCCGCTGTTGTCCGCCGCCATGGACACCGTGACCGAGAGCGGCCTGGCGATTGCCATGGCGCAGGAGGGCGGCATGGGCATTGTCCACAAGAACCTGCCGCCGGAAGCCCAGGCGCAGGAAGTCCGGTCGGTGAAGAAGCACGAGTCCGGCGTCATCGTCGACCCGATCACCGTCGACCCGACCATGACCATCGGCGAGGTGTTGCAGCTCACCCGCGCCAACAAGATCAGCGGTGTTCCGGTGGTCGATGGCGACGATCTGGTCGGCATCGTCACCGCCCGCGACCTGCGCTTCGAGACCCGCTTCTCCGAACCGGTGTCGCGCATCATGACGCCGAAAGCCCGGCTCATTACCGTGCAGGAAGGCGCCTCCCGAGAAGAAGTCCTGCAGAAGCTGCATGAGCACCGCATCGAAAAGGTGCTGGTGATCAACGGCAACTACAAGTTGCGGGGGATGATCACGGTCAAGGACATCCAGAAGTCCACCGACCACCCGCTGGCCTGCAAGGATGAACGCGGCCGCCTGCGGGTGGGCGCCGCCGTCGGCACCGGCGCCGACACCGACGAGCGCATCGCGCGGCTGGTGGAGGCCGGCGTGGACGTGGTCGTGGTCGACACCGCCCACGGCCATTCCAAGGGCGTGATCGAGCGGGTGCGGGCAATCAAGCTGGAACACCCGGAATTGCAGGTGATCGGTGGCAACATCGCCACCGGCGACGCGGCCCTGGCCCTGGCCGATGCCGGCGCCGATGCGGTGAAGGTGGGCATCGGCCCCGGGTCCATCTGCACCACCCGCATCGTCGCGGGTGTCGGCGTGCCGCAGATCAGCGCGGTGATGGCGGTCGCCGAGGCGCTCAAGGCGCGCGGCATCCCGCTGATCGCCGATGGCGGCATCCGCTATTCCGGTGACTTCGCCAAGGCGATCGCCGCAGGCGCCTACGCGGTCATGGTGGGCTCTATGCTGGCCGGCACCGAAGAGGCCCCCGGCGAGGTCGAGCTCTACCAGGGCCGGTCCTACAAGAGTTACCGCGGCATGGGTTCGCTCGGCGCCATGGCGCAGGGTTCGAAGGACCGCTACTTTCAGGACACCACCGCCGAAGTCGAGAAACTGGTGCCGGAGGGCATTGAAGGCCGAGTCCCCTACAAGGGATCGATGGCCGCCATCGTTCACCAGATGATGGGCGGCCTTCGCGCCTGCATGGGCTATACCGGCTGCGCCACCGTCGACCTGCTCCGCACCCAGGCCAGCTTCGTCAAGATCACCGGCGCCGGCATCCGCGAGTCCCACGTCCACGACGTGGCGATCACCAAGGAAGCGCCGAACTACCGGATTGACTGA
- the guaA gene encoding glutamine-hydrolyzing GMP synthase: MNIHTDKILILDFGSQYTQLIARRVRELGVYCELHPWDMADDDIRAFAPKGVILSGGPESVLDAGSPRAAEAVWALGVPVLGICYGMQTMAVQLGGTVAPGTVKEFGYAEIRAHAHSPLLNQIEDRVNSEGHGLLDVWMSHGDHVDALPEGFVRIASTKDVPLAGMADPARHYYALQFHPEVTHTPQGGRIYSRFVHDICGCGNAWTPDNIIDDAIARVREQVGNRNVLLGLSGGVDSSVVAALLHQAIGDQLTCVFVDHGLLRLDEGDQVMAVFARNLGVKVIRVNAEARFMSALAGVDDPEAKRKIIGRLFVEVFDEEAGKLPDIDFLAQGTIYPDVIESAGAKTGKAHVIKSHHNVGGLPAHMKLKLVEPLRELFKDEVRKIGVELGLPREMVYRHPFPGPGLGVRILGAVTATAAETLRRADAIFIEELRKADWYDKTSQAFAVFLPVKSVGVTGDGRRHEPVIALRAVQTIDFMTAQWAHLPYELLDVCARRIVNEVPGISRVVYDISGKPPATIEWE, encoded by the coding sequence ATGAATATCCATACCGACAAGATCCTCATCCTCGACTTCGGCTCGCAGTACACCCAGTTGATCGCGCGCCGGGTGCGCGAGCTGGGGGTCTATTGCGAACTCCACCCCTGGGATATGGCGGATGACGACATCCGTGCTTTTGCCCCCAAGGGCGTGATCCTGTCGGGCGGGCCGGAGTCGGTGCTCGACGCCGGTTCGCCACGGGCCGCCGAGGCGGTGTGGGCACTGGGCGTACCGGTGCTGGGCATCTGCTACGGCATGCAGACCATGGCCGTGCAGCTGGGGGGCACGGTGGCACCGGGCACGGTCAAGGAATTCGGATATGCGGAGATCCGCGCCCATGCTCACTCGCCGCTGCTCAACCAGATCGAGGACCGCGTCAATTCCGAGGGCCACGGCCTGCTCGACGTGTGGATGTCGCACGGTGACCACGTCGACGCACTGCCCGAGGGGTTTGTCCGCATCGCCTCGACCAAGGATGTGCCGCTGGCGGGCATGGCCGATCCGGCGCGCCACTACTACGCGCTGCAATTCCACCCGGAAGTCACCCACACCCCGCAGGGCGGGCGCATCTACTCGCGCTTCGTGCACGACATCTGCGGCTGCGGCAACGCCTGGACGCCGGACAACATCATCGACGATGCCATCGCCCGGGTCCGCGAGCAGGTGGGCAATCGCAACGTGTTGCTGGGACTCTCCGGCGGCGTCGATTCCTCGGTGGTGGCGGCGCTGCTGCACCAGGCGATCGGTGACCAGCTGACCTGCGTGTTCGTCGACCACGGCCTGCTGCGGCTGGACGAAGGCGACCAGGTGATGGCGGTGTTCGCCCGCAACCTGGGTGTGAAGGTGATCCGCGTCAACGCCGAAGCCCGCTTCATGTCGGCGCTGGCCGGCGTCGATGACCCGGAAGCCAAGCGCAAGATCATCGGCCGGCTGTTCGTCGAGGTGTTCGACGAGGAGGCCGGCAAACTGCCCGATATCGACTTCCTCGCCCAGGGCACGATCTATCCGGATGTCATCGAATCCGCCGGCGCCAAGACTGGCAAGGCGCACGTCATCAAGAGCCACCACAACGTCGGCGGCCTGCCGGCGCACATGAAACTGAAGCTGGTGGAGCCGCTGCGCGAGCTGTTCAAGGACGAGGTGCGCAAGATCGGCGTGGAGCTCGGGCTGCCGCGCGAGATGGTCTACCGCCACCCCTTCCCGGGCCCCGGCTTGGGCGTCCGCATCCTCGGCGCTGTCACTGCGACCGCCGCCGAGACCCTGCGCCGTGCCGATGCCATCTTCATCGAGGAACTGCGCAAGGCCGACTGGTATGACAAGACCAGCCAGGCCTTCGCCGTGTTCCTGCCGGTGAAGAGTGTCGGCGTCACCGGCGATGGCCGCCGCCACGAGCCGGTGATTGCGCTGCGCGCGGTGCAGACCATCGACTTCATGACCGCCCAGTGGGCCCACCTGCCCTACGAACTGCTGGATGTCTGCGCCCGCCGCATCGTCAACGAAGTCCCCGGCATCTCCCGCGTCGTCTACGACATCTCCGGCAAACCGCCGGCGACCATCGAATGGGAGTAG
- the tadA gene encoding tRNA adenosine(34) deaminase TadA: protein MIDDDSRWMDHALQLAQRAAAEGEVPVGAVLVKDGDILGEGWNRPIGLHDPSAHAEMLALRAAGARIGNYRLPGTTLYVTLEPCVMCAGLITHARVQRLVFGAADPKAGAVHSLYDVIGTPRLNHVVEWTGGVREPECATLLRDFFRARRGR, encoded by the coding sequence ATGATTGACGACGACAGCCGCTGGATGGACCACGCTCTGCAGCTCGCCCAGCGGGCCGCGGCCGAGGGTGAGGTACCGGTGGGGGCGGTGCTGGTAAAAGACGGCGACATCCTCGGCGAGGGCTGGAACCGGCCGATCGGCCTGCATGACCCCTCCGCCCATGCCGAGATGCTGGCATTGCGGGCCGCCGGCGCACGGATCGGCAACTACCGCCTGCCGGGCACCACCCTCTATGTCACCCTCGAACCCTGCGTGATGTGTGCCGGGCTGATCACCCACGCGCGGGTGCAGCGGCTGGTGTTCGGCGCCGCCGACCCCAAGGCCGGCGCGGTTCACTCGTTGTATGACGTGATCGGCACGCCGCGTCTGAACCATGTGGTGGAGTGGACCGGCGGCGTACGCGAGCCCGAGTGTGCGACGCTGTTGCGGGATTTCTTCCGCGCGCGCCGGGGGCGTTAG
- a CDS encoding ankyrin repeat domain-containing protein: MSDVRPLMLAIESRDLDAARAALARDEGQGTEPLPGGLSPLMFALYNGAHDIAELLRPLRPLDLFEAAALDDARRIAEILLADPEALRRHSADGWTPLHLAAFFGRRDAVLVLVGLGAPIDSISDNPMQNTPMHAALAGAAGEQLAPLLMGFGAEVDHVGGSGVNALHLAAARGFSGLCRLLLTRGIDRSAKTEDGKTAADIARERGHVELVSLLDGGIQ, encoded by the coding sequence ATGAGCGACGTTCGCCCCCTGATGCTGGCCATTGAAAGCCGTGACCTCGACGCCGCGCGTGCGGCACTGGCGCGGGACGAGGGCCAGGGCACCGAACCCTTGCCGGGGGGGCTGTCGCCGTTGATGTTCGCGCTCTACAACGGCGCCCACGACATCGCCGAGCTGCTGCGACCGCTGCGTCCGCTGGATCTGTTCGAAGCCGCTGCCCTCGATGACGCTCGGCGTATCGCCGAGATCCTGCTGGCCGATCCCGAGGCCCTGCGGCGTCATAGCGCCGACGGCTGGACGCCCCTGCATCTCGCCGCCTTCTTCGGGCGCCGTGATGCCGTGCTGGTGTTGGTGGGCCTGGGTGCGCCGATTGACTCGATCAGCGACAACCCGATGCAGAATACCCCCATGCACGCCGCACTGGCCGGTGCTGCCGGGGAACAGCTGGCGCCGTTGTTGATGGGATTTGGCGCCGAGGTCGATCATGTCGGCGGCAGCGGCGTGAATGCCCTGCACCTGGCGGCGGCACGGGGCTTCTCCGGGCTGTGCCGTCTGCTGCTCACCCGCGGCATCGACCGCTCGGCGAAAACCGAAGATGGCAAGACCGCGGCCGACATCGCCCGCGAGCGTGGCCATGTCGAACTGGTGTCCTTGCTGGACGGTGGCATCCAGTAA
- a CDS encoding DUF1295 domain-containing protein: MRNSSAFAISLIVTLLALALAVLVDGGTQRIAGLPVLPALALLAFAVQWLVFVPSFLRQTEHYYDLAGSLTYAIVILLAAGLSAPDARGWVITALVLMWCGRLGSFLFARVKRSGKDGRFDDIKPHWGRFLMAWTFQGLWVFMTLLAALIVITGPAAAGWDVWATLGLAVWVAGFAIEVIADRQKAAFRANPANRGQFIRQGLWAWSRHPNYFGEIVLWTGIALMATPAMAGWQWLGWASPLFVFWLLNKVSGIPMLEQRADETWGGDPDYEAYKAATPVLFPRPPRV, encoded by the coding sequence GTGCGCAACAGCAGTGCCTTTGCCATCAGCCTGATCGTGACCCTGCTCGCGCTGGCGCTTGCCGTGCTGGTGGACGGCGGGACGCAGCGCATCGCCGGCCTCCCGGTGCTCCCGGCACTCGCCCTGTTGGCCTTTGCGGTGCAGTGGCTGGTCTTTGTCCCCTCTTTTCTGCGTCAGACCGAGCACTACTACGATCTGGCCGGATCGCTCACCTACGCCATTGTCATCCTGCTGGCGGCGGGCCTGAGCGCACCCGACGCGCGCGGCTGGGTGATCACCGCGCTGGTGCTGATGTGGTGCGGCCGGCTCGGCAGCTTCCTGTTCGCCCGCGTCAAACGCAGCGGCAAGGATGGCCGCTTCGACGACATCAAACCGCACTGGGGCCGCTTCTTGATGGCCTGGACCTTCCAGGGGCTGTGGGTGTTCATGACGCTGCTGGCAGCGCTCATCGTGATCACCGGGCCGGCCGCCGCGGGCTGGGATGTATGGGCCACGCTGGGCCTGGCGGTCTGGGTCGCGGGCTTTGCCATCGAGGTGATCGCCGACCGTCAGAAGGCCGCCTTCCGGGCGAACCCCGCCAATCGGGGGCAGTTCATTCGTCAGGGTCTCTGGGCATGGTCGCGCCACCCGAACTACTTCGGCGAGATCGTGCTCTGGACCGGCATCGCGCTGATGGCAACGCCGGCGATGGCGGGTTGGCAGTGGCTGGGATGGGCATCGCCGCTGTTCGTCTTCTGGTTGCTGAACAAAGTCAGCGGCATTCCGATGCTGGAGCAACGCGCGGACGAGACCTGGGGTGGCGACCCGGACTATGAAGCCTACAAGGCCGCTACCCCGGTGCTGTTTCCGCGTCCGCCGCGGGTCTGA
- a CDS encoding DedA family protein — MIESILAWAGEHREQAIWLVPLLAFMETCVGIGLFVPSLMLVVVTSVFYANDWANLWLMAGMALAGSSLGDHVGYYAGRAVGHRVQGWRIIRRNPTRWERTEAMVRRFGPWAIFIGRFLPAIRSLVPAMMGVTQFDRTRYTLLDIAACSLWALGLVAIVQGAHQLFLP, encoded by the coding sequence ATGATCGAATCCATCCTCGCCTGGGCCGGCGAGCATCGCGAGCAGGCGATCTGGCTGGTGCCGCTGCTGGCCTTCATGGAGACCTGCGTCGGCATCGGATTGTTCGTCCCCAGCCTGATGCTGGTCGTCGTGACGTCGGTGTTCTACGCCAACGACTGGGCCAACCTGTGGCTGATGGCGGGCATGGCGCTGGCGGGTTCGTCACTCGGCGACCACGTCGGCTACTACGCCGGTCGCGCTGTCGGCCACCGGGTGCAGGGCTGGCGCATCATCCGCCGCAATCCGACGCGCTGGGAACGGACCGAGGCCATGGTGCGCCGCTTCGGTCCCTGGGCCATTTTCATCGGCCGCTTCCTCCCGGCCATCCGCAGCCTGGTGCCGGCCATGATGGGGGTGACCCAATTCGACCGCACCCGCTACACCCTGCTCGACATCGCCGCCTGCAGCCTGTGGGCCTTGGGGCTGGTCGCCATCGTGCAGGGCGCGCATCAGCTCTTCCTGCCCTAA